In the Mixophyes fleayi isolate aMixFle1 unplaced genomic scaffold, aMixFle1.hap1 Scaffold_1607, whole genome shotgun sequence genome, CGTTTTACCAACATTAATATTTACCACACCGTTTTAAGGAATGTACCAGAAGATGAAGACAAGGTCCTCCTTCTTGGACTCTCTGGTCTCATAAGTAGCATCATACAGTCCATATCGACAGTCATCAAGGGGCAGAAGATTGACAAAGGTCCTGTAAGGATCCTGAACTGCTTCACCAATTTCTCCCACCAAGATTTGCTTAGCCTCCTCCACAATTATTTCTCGTTTATCAGGACTCAGACAAAACAGGACAGCCTTCTTTCTCTTCTTTATCTCCTCAGAAGTTTGAGATTTCCTAACCTTCATCTCATTAAAAACTTTGATGACTTCATCATTGACTGTCACGCCAGATGCCTGTTAAAAACAAGTGCACGCAAAATTAGACAAGGTCAAATAACCAGCACGAATAAAAATATGAAGGGACAATTATTGCACACAATACACACGTATATGCTGATGCCTCCATgtctaattgtgtcacaattaagtaaccacgcccttactgtacttcgCCTATGTCGCTTCCTTCCCCCACTCTGCCTCCCCAAGTGTAAGAAGATGCAAGTCACCAAAAACTGTATATGGACACGTGCATTCTTGTGTGCATATCTTGCACAAAAAATAGGTCCACCTCTAAATAAGCCTCAAGATGTATATTGCACTTTAATTGTTATACTGTACTTGATGTggcaattttgtgcatataatgcGCACagttactctgcgcatgcccagaactggaccatacaccaCACAACACAGCAGCATCCAGTTCACCTTTGAGTGCagaggacacttacgacagcttacgatttcagggagggtaTGAGGTGGGGAAGGGGGAGTATGCCCATTGTCAATGTACAGAGTCCAATTCAAGAtctggacatctctcaggtacttgtttttcccTGTATAGTTAAATGGAGACGTGAAAGAGAGCTAATGAGGGTGAAGCACCCGCCCAAGAGAATGACTAATTGTCATTAGCCTTTAACATggaccttactacatttttctttcatgttttctttttttgaagaacaactattctcttatattgcAAAATTAATTCAGTTCAtgtctctccctgtcacaattttgtaccCCAAAAACTCTTGCgcccccccaaaagccttgcactCTGGGCTGCACCCTAGTCAGGCTATTGGATAATCAGCCCTGCAAAAGGTGCAGGCAGAAAAATGTGAATAGAATCCTGGAATGCATTAAAAGAGAGATAAATATGCATGGTGTAAACATAGTAATATCACTGTATTAGTAACCAGTTACACCATATATTGAATATAGGGTACAGTTTTAGGCAtctcattttaaaaagaaaatatgacaaATAAAGAGAGTTCAAAGGTAATGGATAGGTTAAATTGTAAGGAGAAGCTAGATTTTACTTTTAACAAAATGCATTAAATGTTATCTAGTTAgcatgtataaatataaacaatttcaataaaaaaagatttgtcTAACAAACTTTTCGCAGCAAGGAATATACAAAGGTCCAGGGGCCATCAGTTGTAAATGTAAGAAATAAGGCTTCATTGTCAATATAAGAAGTGTTTCTTTACTGTACAGGTAGGTCAGCTGTGGAATTAATTTCTACATAAAGTAGGGATAGCAAATCTACTAACTGAATTTTAAAGAGATTGGTTGACTTTCATACAATAAATGGTATCTATGGGTATAATTAGTAGTAAACATTACTAGAGTGGTTGATTCAATGAATTTATATGATTGCTATTTTTGGGGTCTGGAGATATTTTTCCCCATGTGAGGTTAAAATACCAACTGTCATGCTGGGGGTTTTGTTCCCCcccctctggatcaacacaataaGAAATTATTAAATGTTGAACTTAACagactgtggggtatatttactaaaccatgggtttgaaaaagtggagatgttgcctatagcaacaaatcagattctagttatcatttatttagtacattcagctagaatctgattgtttgctataggcaacatctccacattttcaaaaacgcagtttagtaaatatactccctggtgTCTTTTTTAGACTTTACTTAATATACTACACATACCGCCTCCATTTTTAACATAATCTTCCACCCAATATCACATAGAGCagcatagtggcctagtggttagcatttctgcctcacagcactggggtcatgagtttgattcctgaccatggccttatctgtgtggagtttgtatgttctccctgtgtttgagtgggtttcctccgggtgctccggtttcctcccacactccaaaaacatactgctaggttaattgactgctatcaaaaattgaccctagtctctgtctgtctgtctgtctgtctgtctatctccctctgtgtctgtctgtgtgtgtctatattaggcaatttagactgtaagctccaatggggcagggactgatgtgaatgagttctctgtacagcgctgctgaattagtggcgctatataaataaatgatgatgatgatatcacatACAGCGCTGATCAGGGCAGATCACCCTAAATTACATTATTGCATCCAAAGTGCACAACATTGGATGTCCAGTTCCAGTGGAGGTGCAGAAGTACTATTAGGGCCTCGTTTTTAGAATGACATTCACAAGGACTTATGAATGATATCATTCTCTATATCTGGAGGGATTATCCATTATTAGTGAGGAACATAATGAAACTATTAGTCATAGTACAGAGTTATATTGGGAATAGAATTAAAATCCAACTACTAGTTAAACTCTTTACCTAAATTGCAGCAGGATCAGGAAGGAATGAGGACTAGTGGTCTGCAGTGTGCTGACGCACATCAATATTGAGTTTTGTCAATTGGATTGACTAATTGATCATTTATTTGGCCATGGACAGCAGATGAAAACAATGATAAACTTTTTTAATTCACCATTATAATGAAAATATGAATGATAAGTAAATGTAGCGATACATaatcaaaatgttttaattaagaaAAACGGCCTAGAGCTAGCTATAGATTAGAATCTGCAGTAACCAAAACACTTGTATGTAGGCAGCCCCTTGGGGTCAAGATTAAGCACAACCAAGAAAGTTGAGTTTGGCACAGCTGTCTTCCCTATTCATAGGAATGTTCTAGGGCCCTCTGGGATTTAAATACCGCTCCTaacttgtgtttaaaataaa is a window encoding:
- the LOC142115250 gene encoding cofilin-2, with translation MASGVTVNDEVIKVFNEMKVRKSQTSEEIKKRKKAVLFCLSPDKREIIVEEAKQILVGEIGEAVQDPYRTFVNLLPLDDCRYGLYDATYETRESKKEDLVFIFWAPDNAPLKSKMIYASSKDAIKKKFTGIKHEWQVNGMDDIKDRCTLADKLGGNVVISLEGVPLK